A genomic segment from Spinacia oleracea cultivar Varoflay chromosome 3, BTI_SOV_V1, whole genome shotgun sequence encodes:
- the LOC110797801 gene encoding pentatricopeptide repeat-containing protein At3g53700, chloroplastic has product MFPHEQKVKTKTKTKIIILFGRTSVSELSHFDLFKYFEWALSRDDFEISDLLLDGITYIPKPWHCESEKRWLDLSWNLVKSNFDTLICHSRSCSGRGGVITKLRNKLIENLGEEKRNSNSNSLGIVTTRILNKLINAFGYYEDDKSGIEILNKFPDFKCFPDLNSYSNVVFCARGSQSEAWELQMFQNIVNRLHYGIQRDSVDDESVYWIIDMYCKLDKPKLAHAIYEAAKEKTPPKSVHQLIHCLSKHDETLCLAVDMLAGLSTSANATSAFSSVILGLCRKGHIEEAMQIAMGMLLEDQSPEFQAFYHLIISLCTAGNMEDALALLELREEQSGGLNPAAYRLIVSGYGRMEQANQMATSSSFLSI; this is encoded by the exons ATGTTCCCTCATGAACAAAAGgtcaaaaccaaaaccaaaaccaagaTTATTATTTTGTTTGGAAGAACCTCCGTTTCAG AGCTTTCTCACTTTGATCTGTTTAAGTATTTCGAATGGGCTCTTTCTAGAGATGATTTCGAGATTAGTGATTTATTGTTAGATGGCATTACCTATATACCAAAACCGTGGCACTGTGAATCTGAGAAACGATGGTTGGATCTCTCATGGAATCTTGTTAAAAGCAACTTTGATACTTTGATCTGCCACAGCCGCAGCTGCAGCGGCAGAGGCGGTGTTATTACTAAATTGCGCAACAAATTGATTGAAAACCTCGGCGAGGAGAAgcgcaacagcaacagcaacagcctCGGTATTGTTACTACTAGAATCCTCAACAAATTGATAAACGCATTCGGATATTATGAAGATGACAAGTCTGGAATTGAGATACTTAACAAGTTTCCGGATTTTAAGTGCTTCCCAGATTTGAATTCATATTCAAATGTTGTATTTTGTGCGCGGGGATCCCAATCTGAAGCCTGGGAATTACAAATGTTCCAGAATATTGTTAACCGTTTACACTACGGAATCCAAAGGGACAGTGTTGATGATGAGAGTGTTTATTGGATAATAGACATGTACTGCAAATTGGATAAGCCTAAACTGGCTCATGCAATTTATGAAGCTGCTAAAGAGAAAACTCCTCCAAAGTCTGTCCATCAACTAATACATTGTCTGTCAAAGCATGATGAAACTTTATGCTTAGCTGTGGATATGCTAGCTGGTTTATCAACCTCTGCAAACGCAACTTCTGCCTTCTCATCTGTCATTCTTGGTTTGTGTAGAAAAGGCCACATAGAAGAAGCAATGCAGATAGCCATGGGGATGTTACTGGAAGACCAGTCTCCTGAGTTTCAAGCCTTTTACCATCTCATCATATCTTTATGTACAGCTGGAAATATGGAAGATGCATTGGCGCTATTAGAACTTAGGGAGGAACAGAGTGGGGGACTTAATCCCGCCGCTTATCGTCTCATAGTTAGTGGTTATGGTAGGATGGAACAAGCTAATCAAATGGCTACCTCATCCTCTTTTCTCTCCATCTAA